A window of the Butyricimonas faecalis genome harbors these coding sequences:
- a CDS encoding amidophosphoribosyltransferase, which produces MSDTIHHECGFALIRLLKPLDYYQEKYGSYLYGLNRLYILMEKQRNRGQDGAGVVGLKLDMEPGYKYMDRVRSCDANPIQEVFDRIHEPFTPEALRGKDAAWAKKNLPFVSEIYLGHLRYATFGKNNIDYVHPLKRASNWRAHNLALAANFNLTNVDELFESLIRAGQYPRNYSDTVTLLEKVGYFLDSEIQDLYRFYKEKGFSKQEITPLIERTIDLPKVLARSSEDWDGGYAVAGVIGHGDAFVMRDPWGIRPAYYYKDEEVVVVASEASVIQTAFQGVNMEISEIRPGYALLIKKDGTVTEELVREPRRRASCSFERIYFSRGNDRSIYQERKKLGELLTPRLVKAVEGDLDNTVFSFIPNTAETSFYGMVKGIQLYMMEEKKRLVREGKATWSEETLDEIICREPRIEKIVIKDAKLRTFITSDSGRDGLVGHVYDVTYGVVQPTDNLVVIDDSIVRGTTLKKSILRILDRLGPKRIVVVSSAPQIRYPDCYGIDMTRMNEFIAFNAAIELLKERGMEGLIDEVYWKCKAQQGLLKEQVVNYVKEIYAPFTEEEISDKIAEMVRDEHLKAEVKVVFQSVEDLHAACPNDTGDWYFTGDYPTPGGNKVVNTAYINWVEGRNERSY; this is translated from the coding sequence ATGAGTGACACCATTCATCATGAGTGTGGTTTCGCGTTGATTCGATTGCTGAAACCATTGGATTATTATCAGGAGAAGTACGGTTCTTATCTTTATGGACTAAACCGGTTGTACATTTTAATGGAAAAACAGCGTAACCGCGGTCAAGACGGGGCGGGGGTCGTGGGGTTGAAGCTCGACATGGAGCCGGGGTACAAGTATATGGATCGGGTGCGTTCCTGTGACGCGAATCCGATACAGGAGGTGTTTGACCGGATTCACGAGCCGTTTACGCCGGAGGCGCTGCGGGGGAAGGATGCCGCTTGGGCGAAGAAGAATCTTCCGTTTGTTTCCGAGATTTACTTGGGGCATTTGCGTTACGCGACTTTCGGGAAGAATAATATAGATTACGTTCATCCGCTGAAACGGGCAAGTAATTGGCGGGCGCATAATCTGGCGTTGGCGGCGAATTTTAACTTGACGAACGTGGATGAGTTGTTCGAGAGTTTGATCCGGGCGGGGCAGTATCCGCGCAATTATTCCGACACGGTGACTTTGCTTGAGAAGGTGGGTTATTTTCTGGATAGCGAGATCCAGGATTTGTACCGTTTCTATAAAGAGAAGGGTTTTTCGAAGCAGGAGATTACCCCGTTGATCGAGCGGACGATTGATTTGCCGAAGGTGCTTGCCCGAAGTAGCGAGGATTGGGACGGGGGGTATGCCGTGGCCGGGGTGATCGGGCACGGGGATGCTTTCGTGATGCGCGACCCGTGGGGGATACGTCCGGCTTATTATTATAAGGATGAGGAGGTGGTCGTGGTGGCTTCCGAGGCTTCCGTGATCCAGACGGCTTTTCAGGGGGTGAATATGGAGATATCGGAGATTCGTCCGGGATACGCGTTGTTGATCAAGAAGGATGGGACGGTGACGGAGGAGCTCGTGCGCGAACCGCGGAGGCGTGCCAGTTGTTCGTTCGAGCGTATTTATTTTTCACGGGGGAATGATAGGAGTATATATCAGGAACGGAAGAAGTTGGGCGAGTTGTTGACCCCTCGTTTGGTGAAGGCCGTGGAGGGGGATCTGGATAACACGGTGTTTTCTTTTATCCCGAACACGGCGGAGACTTCGTTTTACGGGATGGTGAAAGGGATTCAGTTGTATATGATGGAGGAGAAGAAGCGGTTGGTCCGGGAGGGGAAGGCGACGTGGAGCGAGGAGACGCTGGACGAGATTATTTGCCGGGAACCCCGTATCGAGAAGATCGTGATCAAGGATGCGAAGTTGCGGACGTTTATTACCTCGGATTCGGGGCGCGACGGGCTGGTGGGACACGTGTATGACGTGACTTACGGGGTGGTGCAGCCGACGGATAATCTCGTGGTGATTGATGATTCGATCGTGCGGGGGACGACGTTGAAGAAGAGTATTTTGCGTATTCTCGATCGTCTTGGTCCGAAGCGTATCGTGGTGGTGTCTTCCGCCCCGCAGATTCGTTATCCCGATTGTTACGGGATCGATATGACGCGGATGAACGAGTTTATCGCGTTTAACGCGGCGATCGAGTTGTTGAAGGAGCGGGGTATGGAGGGGCTGATCGACGAGGTGTACTGGAAGTGTAAGGCGCAGCAGGGTTTGCTGAAGGAGCAGGTGGTGAATTACGTGAAAGAGATTTACGCTCCTTTTACGGAGGAGGAGATTTCCGATAAGATTGCCGAGATGGTGCGTGACGAGCATCTGAAGGCGGAGGTGAAGGTGGTGTTCCAGTCCGTGGAGGATTTGCACGCGGCTTGCCCGAATGATACGGGTGACTGGTATTTCACCGGAGATTATCCTACTCCCGGTGGGAATAAGGTGGTTAATACTGCTTATATTAATTGGGTGGAGGGGAGGAATGAGAGGTCTTATTGA
- a CDS encoding NADH-quinone oxidoreductase subunit A, translating to MNLTLFVVVLITAILLVVIAMSIARAISPRSFNKQKGEAYECGVPTRGKSWMQFKAGYYLFAILFLMFDVETVFLYPWAVTVQDAGINGLLNVLFFMLILILGLAYAWKKGALEWK from the coding sequence ATGAATCTAACATTATTCGTGGTTGTACTCATTACAGCCATCTTACTGGTAGTTATCGCCATGAGCATCGCCCGGGCCATTTCTCCCCGTAGCTTCAACAAACAGAAAGGAGAAGCCTACGAATGCGGTGTACCCACGCGAGGAAAATCATGGATGCAATTCAAAGCGGGATACTACCTGTTTGCCATCTTATTCTTAATGTTCGACGTGGAAACCGTATTCCTCTACCCTTGGGCGGTCACCGTGCAAGACGCCGGGATTAACGGCTTGCTAAACGTCTTGTTTTTCATGCTGATCCTCATCCTCGGATTAGCTTACGCGTGGAAGAAAGGAGCGTTGGAATGGAAGTAA
- a CDS encoding NADH-quinone oxidoreductase subunit B, translating into MEVKIKSMKYEEFNDNEYLEQLRASGTNVIVGCLDDVINWGRSNSLWPLTFATSCCGIEFMAVGAARYDFSRFGFEVTRASPRQADFIMVAGTIVHKMAPVLKRLYDQMAEPKYVIAVGGCAISGGPFKNSYHVVQGVESIIPVDVYIPGCPPRPEALLYGMIQLQRKVKVERFLGGKNHKEKENKE; encoded by the coding sequence ATGGAAGTAAAAATCAAATCCATGAAATATGAAGAGTTCAACGATAACGAATATCTTGAACAACTTCGGGCATCCGGCACCAACGTCATCGTGGGATGCCTCGACGACGTCATCAACTGGGGACGCTCGAACTCCCTTTGGCCGCTTACCTTCGCGACAAGCTGCTGCGGTATCGAATTCATGGCAGTGGGAGCGGCACGTTACGATTTCTCCCGATTCGGGTTTGAAGTAACGCGAGCCAGTCCCCGACAAGCCGACTTCATCATGGTGGCGGGCACCATCGTCCACAAAATGGCCCCCGTGCTGAAACGTCTTTACGACCAGATGGCCGAACCCAAATACGTGATTGCCGTGGGTGGATGTGCCATTTCCGGCGGACCGTTCAAAAACTCTTACCACGTCGTGCAAGGCGTCGAATCCATCATTCCCGTCGACGTCTACATCCCCGGATGTCCTCCGCGCCCGGAAGCCCTCCTCTACGGGATGATCCAACTGCAACGCAAAGTAAAAGTGGAACGCTTCCTCGGTGGCAAAAACCACAAGGAAAAAGAAAACAAAGAATAA
- a CDS encoding NADH-quinone oxidoreductase subunit D-related protein has translation MLANKIKNIIPDAEIDESGILTVTVPPAKYRELALRLRHDHDLSFDFMICMTGMDWGDSLGVINLLQSTAHEHKLFLKTFTTDRENPELPTVSDIWATANLNEREVYDFFGIRFINHPDMRRLFLRNDWVGYPLRKDYNADPEINPVRLESEETLDAVPTFESDTQDGEVSEKENILFEEDEYVVNIGPQHPATHGVLRFRVSLEGEIVKKVDVNCGYIHRGIEKLCESLTYPQTLALTDRLDYLAAHQNRHALCMCIEEAMGLEIPERVKYIRTIMDELNRLSSHLLFWSCLCMDMGALTAFFYGFRDREKVLDIMEETTGGRLIQNYNVIGGVMADIHPNLIHRIKEFIKYLPPMLKEYHDVFTGNVIAQQRLKGVGILKKEDAISYGATGPTGRACGWSCDVRKHSPYGVYDKVDFKEILYTEGDSFARYMVRMDEILESLHILEQLVDNIPAGDYAVKTKPLIKLPEGHYFKSVEASRGEFGVYLESRGDKYPYRVKFRSPCLPLVSIVDLITKGGKIADLIAIGGTLDYVVPDIDR, from the coding sequence ATGTTAGCAAATAAAATAAAAAACATCATCCCCGACGCGGAAATCGACGAAAGCGGCATCCTCACCGTGACCGTGCCCCCTGCCAAGTACAGGGAACTGGCACTCCGGCTGAGGCACGACCACGACCTCTCCTTCGACTTCATGATCTGCATGACGGGAATGGACTGGGGTGACTCCCTCGGGGTGATCAACCTCTTGCAATCCACCGCTCACGAGCACAAACTATTCCTTAAAACCTTCACGACCGACCGGGAAAACCCGGAACTGCCCACCGTGTCGGACATCTGGGCCACGGCAAACCTGAACGAACGCGAAGTCTACGACTTCTTCGGTATCCGCTTCATCAACCACCCCGACATGCGACGCCTCTTCCTGCGGAACGACTGGGTTGGCTACCCGTTGCGCAAAGACTACAACGCCGACCCCGAAATAAACCCCGTGCGGCTGGAAAGTGAAGAAACGTTGGACGCCGTCCCCACCTTCGAATCCGACACCCAGGACGGGGAAGTCAGCGAGAAAGAAAACATCCTCTTCGAAGAAGACGAATACGTGGTAAACATCGGACCGCAACACCCCGCCACCCACGGCGTGCTCCGTTTCCGAGTATCCCTCGAAGGAGAAATCGTGAAAAAGGTAGACGTCAACTGCGGATACATCCACCGGGGCATCGAAAAACTATGCGAAAGCCTCACCTACCCGCAAACGCTCGCCCTGACCGACCGACTGGACTACCTTGCCGCCCACCAGAACCGCCACGCCCTCTGCATGTGCATCGAAGAAGCCATGGGACTGGAAATACCGGAACGCGTCAAATACATCCGCACCATCATGGACGAGCTCAACCGCCTCTCCTCCCACCTCCTCTTCTGGTCCTGCCTCTGCATGGACATGGGAGCGCTGACCGCCTTCTTCTACGGCTTCCGCGACCGGGAAAAAGTGCTCGACATCATGGAAGAAACCACCGGGGGACGCCTCATCCAGAACTACAACGTCATCGGCGGCGTGATGGCCGACATCCACCCGAACCTCATACACCGGATCAAAGAATTCATCAAATACCTCCCCCCCATGCTCAAAGAATACCACGACGTATTCACGGGCAACGTCATCGCCCAACAACGTCTCAAAGGCGTCGGCATCCTCAAAAAAGAAGATGCCATCAGCTACGGGGCAACCGGACCGACGGGACGCGCCTGCGGGTGGTCATGCGACGTGCGCAAACACTCGCCGTACGGAGTCTACGACAAAGTCGATTTCAAAGAAATCCTCTACACCGAAGGCGACTCCTTCGCCCGCTACATGGTACGCATGGACGAAATCCTCGAATCACTACATATACTGGAACAACTGGTAGACAACATCCCCGCGGGCGACTACGCCGTGAAGACCAAACCGCTCATCAAACTGCCGGAAGGTCACTACTTCAAAAGCGTCGAAGCCAGCCGCGGAGAATTCGGTGTCTACCTCGAAAGCCGGGGCGACAAATACCCTTACCGGGTAAAATTCCGTTCCCCCTGCCTGCCACTGGTATCCATCGTCGACCTGATCACCAAAGGCGGTAAAATCGCCGACCTCATCGCCATCGGCGGTACCCTCGACTACGTTGTTCCGGACATTGACAGATGA
- the nuoH gene encoding NADH-quinone oxidoreductase subunit NuoH, producing the protein MFDFSTITQWVDELLRSFLPHAAATLVEFILVGLCLLVGYAVIALVLIYVERKVCAFFQCRIGPNRVGPYGIIQSVADMIKMLTKEIIDINHVDRFLFNLAPFVVIIASVLAFGCIPFAKGLHVIDFNVGIFFLIAVSSIGIVGILLAGWASNNKYSLIGAMRSGAQMISYELSIGLSILTVVVFTGSMQLSTIVDSQVNGWLLFKGHLPACIAFIVYIIAGTAETNRGPFDLPEADSELTAGYHTEYSGMHFGFFYLAEYLNMFVVASVASTLFLGGWMPLHVPGWENFNQIMDYIPSIFWFFGKTAVVIFIIMWFKWTFPRLRIDQLLRLEWRYLLPINLINLFLMVIIVVFKLHF; encoded by the coding sequence ATGTTTGATTTCTCAACAATAACACAATGGGTAGACGAACTCCTAAGGAGCTTCCTCCCGCACGCGGCCGCCACGCTGGTCGAATTCATCCTCGTCGGGCTTTGCCTGCTCGTGGGATACGCCGTGATCGCCCTCGTGCTGATCTACGTGGAACGTAAAGTGTGTGCCTTCTTCCAATGCCGTATCGGACCGAACCGCGTGGGCCCCTACGGCATCATACAAAGTGTCGCCGACATGATCAAAATGTTGACCAAGGAAATCATCGACATCAACCACGTCGACCGCTTCCTGTTCAACCTCGCCCCCTTCGTCGTCATCATCGCGTCGGTACTGGCCTTCGGCTGCATCCCCTTCGCGAAAGGACTGCACGTCATCGACTTCAACGTCGGCATCTTCTTCCTGATCGCCGTCTCCTCCATCGGCATCGTGGGAATCCTGCTCGCCGGATGGGCCAGCAACAACAAATACTCCCTCATCGGGGCCATGCGAAGCGGTGCGCAGATGATCAGCTACGAGCTATCCATCGGGCTATCCATCCTCACCGTGGTCGTCTTCACCGGAAGCATGCAACTCTCCACCATCGTCGACAGCCAGGTAAACGGGTGGCTACTATTCAAAGGACACCTCCCCGCCTGCATCGCCTTCATCGTCTACATCATCGCCGGAACCGCCGAAACCAACCGGGGGCCCTTCGACCTGCCGGAAGCCGACTCCGAACTAACCGCAGGCTACCACACCGAGTACTCCGGCATGCACTTCGGCTTCTTCTACCTCGCCGAATACCTGAACATGTTCGTCGTCGCCTCCGTGGCCAGCACCCTCTTCCTGGGCGGGTGGATGCCCTTACACGTCCCCGGCTGGGAAAACTTCAACCAAATCATGGACTACATACCCTCCATCTTCTGGTTCTTCGGCAAAACAGCCGTCGTCATATTCATCATCATGTGGTTTAAATGGACCTTCCCGCGCTTGCGCATCGACCAGTTACTCCGCTTGGAATGGCGCTACCTGCTGCCGATCAACCTCATCAACCTGTTCCTGATGGTAATCATTGTCGTATTTAAACTACACTTTTAA
- a CDS encoding 4Fe-4S dicluster domain-containing protein, with the protein MKSIIKYITTFFKGLLSLLTGMKVTLREFFTKKTTEQYPENRATLKMFDRFRGELVMPHDENNHHKCIACGICEMNCPNGTIKVTSELVTDEAGKKKKVLVKYRYDLGRCMFCQLCVKMCPQQAIEFRPTFEHAVYTRSKLVKYLHEEGM; encoded by the coding sequence ATGAAGAGCATTATAAAATACATCACCACCTTCTTCAAAGGCCTCCTCTCCCTGCTGACCGGAATGAAAGTCACGCTACGGGAATTCTTTACCAAGAAAACAACGGAACAATACCCGGAAAACCGGGCCACGTTGAAAATGTTCGACCGATTCCGCGGTGAACTGGTAATGCCTCACGACGAAAACAACCACCACAAATGCATCGCCTGCGGCATCTGCGAGATGAACTGCCCGAACGGCACCATCAAAGTCACCTCCGAACTCGTCACGGACGAAGCCGGCAAAAAGAAAAAAGTACTGGTAAAATACCGCTACGACCTCGGCCGCTGCATGTTCTGCCAACTCTGCGTGAAAATGTGCCCTCAACAAGCCATCGAATTCAGACCCACGTTCGAACACGCCGTCTACACGCGCAGCAAACTGGTAAAATACCTACACGAGGAAGGAATGTAA
- a CDS encoding NADH-quinone oxidoreductase subunit J family protein, producing the protein MSTAELQETVFFILATVIVVFSILTVTTNRILRSATYLLFVLFATAGIYFQLEYSFLGAVQLTIYAGGIIILYVFSILLTTPDKSKVSRLKNSKMFAGLITALAGTAICVYITLMHSFGPSRFVGGEINQKVIGTALMGTEKYQYLLPFEVISVLLLTCIIGGIMIARKR; encoded by the coding sequence ATGAGTACAGCAGAACTACAAGAAACGGTCTTCTTCATCCTGGCAACAGTCATCGTTGTCTTCTCGATCCTGACCGTGACAACCAACCGAATCTTAAGATCGGCCACCTACCTGCTATTCGTGCTTTTCGCCACTGCCGGAATATACTTCCAGTTGGAATACTCATTCCTGGGAGCGGTACAGCTAACGATCTACGCCGGGGGTATCATCATCCTGTACGTGTTCTCGATACTGCTCACCACGCCCGACAAAAGCAAAGTCAGCAGACTAAAGAACAGCAAGATGTTTGCCGGACTGATCACGGCCCTCGCCGGAACGGCAATATGCGTCTACATCACCTTAATGCACTCCTTCGGTCCCTCCCGCTTCGTGGGCGGAGAGATCAACCAGAAAGTCATCGGGACCGCCTTGATGGGCACGGAGAAATACCAATACCTCCTCCCCTTCGAAGTCATCAGCGTCCTGTTATTGACCTGCATCATCGGTGGGATCATGATCGCGAGAAAAAGATAA
- the nuoK gene encoding NADH-quinone oxidoreductase subunit NuoK, with protein sequence MEYYLVISTIMLFAGIYGFITRRNLLAVLISIELILNSVDINFAVFNRYLFPEQLEGFFFTLFAIGVSACETAVAIAIIINIYRNIRNIQVKNLNELREEEDKQLKIEN encoded by the coding sequence ATGGAATACTACCTAGTGATCAGCACAATCATGCTCTTTGCCGGAATCTACGGGTTCATCACCCGAAGAAACCTGCTCGCCGTGCTCATCTCGATCGAGTTAATCCTGAACTCGGTGGACATCAACTTCGCCGTGTTCAACCGCTACCTCTTCCCCGAACAACTGGAAGGCTTCTTCTTCACCCTCTTCGCCATCGGTGTTTCCGCCTGCGAAACCGCCGTCGCCATAGCCATCATCATCAATATATACCGGAACATCCGCAATATACAGGTGAAAAACTTAAACGAACTGCGAGAAGAAGAAGATAAACAATTGAAAATTGAGAATTGA
- the nuoL gene encoding NADH-quinone oxidoreductase subunit L: MEYTTLILTLPLLTFLALGLLGTKLKPATAGCIGTLSLAICALLAYMTAWQYFSMPRVEGVRLPVTPFNFEWLRFTRHLHIDLGILLDPISVMMLVVITTVSLMVHVYSLGYMHGEKGFQRYYAFLSLFSFSMLGLVVATNIFQMYIFWELVGVSSYLLIGFYYTKPEAVAASKKAFIVTRFADLGFLIGILLLSFYTKTFSFQLLTSGDTSLFAGAAGTTFMGCSVMSWAMALIFMGGAGKSAMFPLHIWLPDAMEGPTPVSALIHAATMVVAGVYLVARLFPVYYFEAPEVLVLIAVVGAVTSLYAAVVACVQTDIKRVLAFSTISQIGFMMVALGVSGMEGHEGLGYMASMFHLFTHAMFKALLFLGAGAIIHAVHSNEMSHMGGLRKYLPVTHATFLVACLAISGIPPFSGFFSKDEILTAAFMFSPVLGVVMSFIAALTAFYMFRLYYNIFWGKESTHEHTPHEAPKSMTLPLVFLAAVTLIAGFIPFGKFVSSNGLAYTIHLDWTIATASIIIAAASIALATWFYKGSNPVPDRLATAFSGLHRAAYRRFYMDELYLFITKRVIFNHVSRPIAWFDRHVIDGSLNGLANATRRFSYSIRGLQSGQVQQHAYVILLGSLLILVAILLIM; the protein is encoded by the coding sequence ATGGAATACACAACCTTAATACTAACCCTACCACTGCTAACCTTCCTAGCGTTAGGCCTGCTGGGCACGAAACTAAAGCCCGCCACCGCCGGATGCATCGGAACGTTATCCCTGGCGATATGTGCCCTGCTCGCGTACATGACGGCATGGCAATACTTCTCTATGCCCCGGGTAGAAGGCGTACGCCTCCCCGTCACACCCTTCAACTTCGAATGGCTGCGCTTCACGCGCCACCTGCACATCGACCTCGGCATCCTGCTGGACCCCATCTCCGTCATGATGCTCGTCGTCATCACCACCGTATCCTTGATGGTACACGTCTACAGCTTGGGATACATGCACGGGGAAAAAGGATTCCAGCGCTACTACGCCTTCCTCTCCCTCTTCAGCTTCTCCATGCTGGGACTCGTCGTGGCCACCAACATCTTCCAGATGTACATCTTCTGGGAACTGGTGGGAGTTTCCTCCTACCTGCTGATCGGCTTCTACTACACCAAACCCGAGGCCGTGGCCGCCTCCAAAAAAGCCTTCATCGTCACCCGCTTCGCTGACCTCGGCTTCCTGATCGGCATCCTGCTGCTCTCCTTCTACACGAAAACATTCTCGTTCCAACTGCTCACCTCGGGCGACACCTCCCTCTTTGCCGGGGCTGCCGGAACAACCTTCATGGGATGCTCCGTGATGAGCTGGGCCATGGCCTTGATATTCATGGGAGGAGCCGGGAAATCGGCCATGTTCCCGCTACACATCTGGCTGCCCGACGCCATGGAAGGACCGACCCCCGTGTCGGCATTGATCCACGCGGCCACCATGGTCGTTGCCGGAGTCTACCTCGTGGCCCGCTTGTTCCCCGTCTACTACTTCGAGGCACCCGAAGTACTCGTGCTCATCGCGGTCGTGGGAGCCGTCACCTCCCTCTACGCCGCGGTAGTCGCCTGCGTGCAGACCGACATCAAACGCGTGCTGGCCTTCTCCACCATCTCCCAGATCGGCTTCATGATGGTCGCCCTCGGTGTCTCCGGCATGGAAGGACACGAAGGACTGGGATACATGGCCTCCATGTTCCACCTCTTCACCCACGCCATGTTCAAAGCCTTGCTATTCCTCGGCGCGGGTGCCATCATCCATGCCGTCCACAGCAACGAGATGAGCCACATGGGCGGACTTCGCAAATATCTGCCCGTCACGCACGCCACCTTCCTCGTCGCCTGCCTCGCCATCTCGGGCATACCCCCCTTCTCCGGGTTCTTCAGTAAAGACGAAATACTCACGGCCGCCTTCATGTTCAGCCCCGTGCTCGGCGTCGTGATGAGCTTCATCGCGGCCCTGACGGCATTCTACATGTTCCGCCTCTACTACAACATATTCTGGGGCAAAGAAAGCACCCACGAACACACCCCGCACGAGGCCCCGAAAAGCATGACCCTGCCCCTCGTCTTCCTCGCCGCGGTAACACTCATCGCCGGGTTCATACCCTTCGGTAAATTCGTCAGCAGCAACGGCCTCGCGTACACCATCCACCTCGACTGGACGATAGCCACCGCCAGCATCATCATCGCCGCGGCATCCATCGCCCTCGCCACCTGGTTCTACAAAGGCTCGAACCCCGTACCGGATCGCCTGGCCACCGCGTTCAGCGGCCTGCACCGCGCCGCCTACCGACGGTTCTACATGGACGAACTGTACCTCTTCATCACGAAACGCGTCATCTTCAACCACGTATCCCGTCCCATCGCCTGGTTCGACCGCCACGTCATCGACGGCTCGCTCAACGGCCTGGCAAACGCCACGCGCCGGTTCTCCTACTCCATCCGGGGACTACAATCCGGACAAGTACAACAACACGCCTACGTGATCCTCCTCGGCTCCCTGTTGATACTAGTTGCAATTTTATTAATAATGTAG
- a CDS encoding complex I subunit 4 family protein, protein MNFLSLFVLIPILTMCGLFLSRNLQQIRVAVATGASLLLALAVGLVFAYLGERAAGNTAEMLFTASTIWYAPLNIHYSVGVDGISVAMLLLSAIIVFTGTFASWKMDFLQKEYFLWFNLLTIGVFGFFISVDLFTMFMFYEVALIPMYLLIGVWGSGKKEYAAMKLTLMLMGGSALLLVGILGIYFHSSATGALTMNLQEIARAHAMPENLQHWFFPLVFIGFGVLGALFPFHTWSPDGHASAPTAVSMLHAGVLMKLGGYGCFRVAIYLMPEAAKELSWIFIILTGISVVYGAYSAIVQTDLKYINAYSSVSHCGLVLFAILMLNQTAMTGAVMQMLSHGLMTALFFALIGMIYGRTHTRDIREMGGLMKIMPYLGVCYVIAGLASLGLPGLSGFVAEMTVFVGAFQETDTFHRVFTIIACTSIVITAVYILRVVGKLLYGSVVNEHHYALSDANWYERFSTTILIIAIAGIGLAPLWLSDMIRTSLDSVLAALGRM, encoded by the coding sequence ATGAACTTCTTATCACTATTCGTCCTAATACCAATACTCACCATGTGCGGGCTATTCCTATCCAGAAACCTGCAACAAATACGTGTAGCGGTAGCCACCGGAGCCTCCCTCCTGCTGGCCTTGGCCGTCGGGTTGGTATTCGCGTACCTGGGAGAACGGGCAGCCGGCAACACCGCCGAAATGCTCTTCACCGCCAGCACGATCTGGTACGCCCCCTTGAACATACACTACTCCGTGGGAGTCGACGGCATCTCGGTAGCCATGCTGCTGCTATCCGCCATCATCGTCTTCACGGGCACCTTCGCGTCCTGGAAAATGGACTTCCTGCAAAAAGAATACTTCCTGTGGTTCAACCTCTTGACCATCGGCGTGTTCGGGTTCTTCATCTCCGTCGACCTCTTCACCATGTTCATGTTCTACGAGGTCGCCCTCATCCCCATGTACCTCCTGATCGGCGTCTGGGGTAGCGGGAAAAAAGAATACGCGGCCATGAAACTCACCCTGATGCTCATGGGAGGATCGGCCCTGCTGCTCGTGGGAATCCTGGGCATCTACTTCCACTCCTCCGCCACGGGAGCGCTCACCATGAACCTCCAGGAAATCGCGCGGGCCCACGCCATGCCCGAAAACCTGCAACACTGGTTCTTCCCGCTCGTCTTCATCGGCTTCGGGGTACTCGGCGCGCTATTCCCGTTCCACACCTGGTCGCCCGACGGTCACGCCTCCGCCCCCACGGCCGTCTCCATGCTCCACGCCGGGGTACTGATGAAACTCGGGGGATACGGCTGCTTCCGCGTCGCCATCTACCTCATGCCGGAAGCCGCCAAAGAACTCTCCTGGATATTCATCATCCTCACGGGCATCAGCGTCGTATACGGGGCCTACTCCGCCATCGTGCAAACCGACTTGAAATACATCAACGCCTACTCCTCCGTCAGCCACTGCGGGCTCGTACTCTTTGCCATCCTCATGCTCAACCAGACGGCCATGACGGGAGCCGTCATGCAAATGCTCTCCCACGGCCTGATGACCGCCCTCTTCTTCGCCCTCATCGGCATGATCTACGGGCGCACGCACACCCGCGACATCCGGGAAATGGGCGGACTCATGAAAATCATGCCCTACCTCGGCGTCTGCTACGTCATCGCCGGCCTTGCCTCCCTCGGTCTCCCGGGACTCAGCGGATTCGTGGCTGAAATGACCGTCTTCGTCGGGGCCTTCCAGGAAACGGACACCTTCCACCGGGTATTCACCATCATCGCCTGCACGTCCATCGTCATCACGGCCGTGTACATCCTGCGCGTGGTCGGCAAACTACTCTACGGGAGCGTGGTCAACGAACACCACTACGCCCTCTCCGACGCCAACTGGTACGAACGCTTCTCCACGACCATACTCATCATCGCCATCGCCGGCATCGGACTGGCCCCCCTGTGGCTCTCCGACATGATCCGGACCTCGCTTGACTCCGTACTCGCGGCGCTGGGAAGAATGTAG